The following is a genomic window from Pseudomonas lurida.
CACTTTGTGTCATTGGCAAGCACAGCTCATCGCTTATTGCCTGGATTAATCGCAGCGCATGTCTATCCGTTTGAAATTATTAAGAAAAAAACTTGGCGTTACCTTGGAGGCGCTGGCCGAAAAGTCGGGGATGACCAAGAGCTACCTGTCCAAGGTCGAGCGCGGGCTTAACACGCCGTCGATTGCCGCCGCGTTGAAACTGGCCAAGGCATTGAACGTGAAGGTCGAAGAGCTGTTCAGCGAAGACAGTGTCAGCCTCGACAGCTACAGCCTGGTGCGCAGCCATGAGCGGCCCGACACGTCACCGGGTTACGCGGTGCTGGCCCATCAGGTCAGCGAACGCAGCCTGCTGCCGTTCATCATCTACCCGCCGGCGGAATTCACCGACAAGACCTTCAAGGAGCACTTGGGGGAAGAATTCCTGTTCGTGCATGAAGGCCGGGTGGAGGTGGACTTCATGAGTGAGCGCGTGATCCTGGAGCGGGGCGATGCGCTGCACTTCAATGCGCAGAAGCCGCATCGCTTGCGCTCGGTGGGGCCGGTGCAGGCACAGTTACTGGTGGTGGTGCACAGCGCGGAAGAATGACCACGATGCAGGATTGAAATAGGGGCCAGTCTGGGAGCGAGCAGGCCCGCTCCCATATTGTGATCAGC
Proteins encoded in this region:
- a CDS encoding helix-turn-helix domain-containing protein: MSIRLKLLRKKLGVTLEALAEKSGMTKSYLSKVERGLNTPSIAAALKLAKALNVKVEELFSEDSVSLDSYSLVRSHERPDTSPGYAVLAHQVSERSLLPFIIYPPAEFTDKTFKEHLGEEFLFVHEGRVEVDFMSERVILERGDALHFNAQKPHRLRSVGPVQAQLLVVVHSAEE